The Pan paniscus chromosome 1, NHGRI_mPanPan1-v2.0_pri, whole genome shotgun sequence genome has a segment encoding these proteins:
- the KCNC4 gene encoding potassium voltage-gated channel subfamily C member 4 isoform X5 — MISSVCVSSYRGRKSGNKPPSKTCLKEEMAKGEASEKIIINVGGTRHETYRSTLRTLPGTRLAWLADPDGGGRPETDGGGVGSSGSSGGGGCEFFFDRHPGVFAYVLNYYRTGKLHCPADVCGPLFEEELTFWGIDETDVEPCCWMTYRQHRDAEEALDIFESPDGGGSGAGPSDEAGDDERELALQRLGPHEGGAGHGAGSGGCRGWQPRMWALFEDPYSSRAARVVAFASLFFILVSITTFCLETHEAFNIDRNVTEILRVGNITSVHFRREVETEPILTYIEGVCVLWFTLEFLVRIVCCPDTLDFVKNLLNIIDFVAILPFYLEVGLSGLSSKAARDVLGFLRVVRFVRILRIFKLTRHFVGLRVLGHTLRASTNEFLLLIIFLALGVLIFATMIYYAERIGARPSDPRGNDHTDFKNIPIGFWWAVVTMTTLGYGDMYPKTWSGMLVGALCALAGVLTIAMPVPVIVNNFGMYYSLAMAKQKLPKKRKKHVPRPAQLESPMYCKSEETSPRDSTYSDTSPPAREEGMIERKRADSKQNGDANAVLSDEEGAGLTQPLASSPTPEERRALRRSTTRDRNKKAAACFLLSAGDYACADGSVRKGCGKSRSLNNIVGAAGTSLGLSPLASRYSSPYPLKKFLLTPFHPLTGPPPGQSAP, encoded by the exons ATGATCAGCTCGGTGTGTGTCTCCTCCTACCGCGGGCGCAAGTCGGGGAACAAGCCTCCGTCCAAAACATGTCTGAAGGAGGAGATGGCCAAGGGCGAGGCGTCGGAGAAGATCATCATCAACGTGGGCGGCACGCGACATGAGACCTACCGCAGCACCCTGCGCACCCTACCGGGAACGCGCCTCGCCTGGCTGGCCGACCCCGACGGCGGGGGCCGGCCCGAGACCGATGGCGGCGGTGTgggcagcagcggcagcagcggcggcgggGGCTGCGAGTTCTTCTTCGACAGGCACCCGGGCGTCTTCGCCTACGTGCTCAACTACTACCGCACCGGCAAGCTGCACTGCCCCGCCGACGTGTGCGGGCCGCTCTTCGAAGAGGAGCTCACCTTCTGGGGCATCGACGAGACCGACGTGGAACCCTGCTGCTGGATGACCTACCGGCAGCACCGCGACGCCGAGGAGGCGCTCGACATCTTCGAGAGCCCAGACGGAGGTGGCAGCGGCGCGGGGCCCAGCGACGAGGCCGGCGACGATGAGCGGGAGCTGGCCCTGCAGCGACTGGGCCCCCACGAGGGAGGCGCGGGCCATGGCGCCGGGTCTGGGGGCTGCCGCGGCTGGCAGCCCCGCATGTGGGCGCTCTTCGAGGATCCCTACTCCTCCCGGGCCGCTAGG GTAGTGGCCTTTGCCTCTCTCTTCTTCATCCTGGTCTCCATCACCACTTTCTGCCTGGAGACCCATGAGGCCTTTAATATCGACCGCAACGTGACAGAGATCCTCCGCGTAGGGAACATCACCAGCGTGCACTTCCGGCGGGAGGTAGAGACAGAGCCCATCCTGACCTACATCGAGGGCGTATGTGTGCTGTGGTTCACACTGGAGTTCCTGGTGCGCATCGTGTGCTGCCCCGACACGCTGGACTTCGTCAAGAACCTGCTCAACATCATCGACTTTGTGGCCATCCTGCCCTTCTACCTGGAGGTGGGGCTGAGCGGCCTGTCATCCAAGGCGGCCCGTGACGTGCTGGGCTTCCTGCGCGTGGTGCGCTTCGTGCGCATCCTGCGTATCTTCAAGCTCACACGCCACTTCGTGGGGCTACGCGTGCTGGGCCACACCCTGAGGGCCAGCACCAATGAGTTCCTGCTGCTTATCATCTTCCTGGCCCTGGGTGTGCTCATCTTTGCCACCATGATCTACTACGCTGAGCGCATTGGGGCCAGGCCCTCCGACCCTCGGGGTAATGACCACACCGACTTCAAGAACATCCCAATTGGCTTCTGGTGGGCTGTGGTCACCATGACGACACTGGGCTACGGAGACATGTACCCCAAGACGTGGTCAGGCATGCTGGTAGGGGCACTGTGTGCGCTGGCTGGCGTGCTCACCATCGCCATGCCGGTGCCTGTCATCGTCAACAACTTCGGCATGTACTACTCCCTGGCCATGGCCAAGCAGAAGCTGCCCAAGAAACGGAAGAAGCACGTGCCACGGCCGGCCCAGCTGGAGTCACCCATGTACTGCAAGTCTGAGGAGACCTCCCCCCGGGACAGCACCTACAGTGATACCAGCCCCCCTGCCCGGGAAGAGGGTATGATCGAGAGGAAACGGGCAG ACTCTAAGCAGAATGGCGATGCCAACGCAGTGCTGTCTGATGAGGAGGGAGCTGGCCTCACCCAACCCCtggcctcctcccccacccccgagGAGCGCCGGGCCCTGCGACGCTCCACCACTCGAGACAGAAACAAGAAGGCAGCTGCCTGCTTCCTGCTCAGCGCTGGGGACTATGCCTGCGCCGATGGTAGTGTCCGGAAAG GCTGTGGAAAGTCCCGGAGTCTAAACAACATAGTTGGAGCAGCTGGAACCAGCCTGGGGCTGTCTCCACTGGCATCGCGATACAGCTCTCCCTACCCTCTGAAAAAGTTCCTGCTCACCCCCTTCCACCCCCTCACCGGCCCACCCCCTGGTCAATCTGCCCCTTAG
- the KCNC4 gene encoding potassium voltage-gated channel subfamily C member 4 isoform X2, with protein sequence MISSVCVSSYRGRKSGNKPPSKTCLKEEMAKGEASEKIIINVGGTRHETYRSTLRTLPGTRLAWLADPDGGGRPETDGGGVGSSGSSGGGGCEFFFDRHPGVFAYVLNYYRTGKLHCPADVCGPLFEEELTFWGIDETDVEPCCWMTYRQHRDAEEALDIFESPDGGGSGAGPSDEAGDDERELALQRLGPHEGGAGHGAGSGGCRGWQPRMWALFEDPYSSRAARVVAFASLFFILVSITTFCLETHEAFNIDRNVTEILRVGNITSVHFRREVETEPILTYIEGVCVLWFTLEFLVRIVCCPDTLDFVKNLLNIIDFVAILPFYLEVGLSGLSSKAARDVLGFLRVVRFVRILRIFKLTRHFVGLRVLGHTLRASTNEFLLLIIFLALGVLIFATMIYYAERIGARPSDPRGNDHTDFKNIPIGFWWAVVTMTTLGYGDMYPKTWSGMLVGALCALAGVLTIAMPVPVIVNNFGMYYSLAMAKQKLPKKRKKHVPRPAQLESPMYCKSEETSPRDSTYSDTSPPAREEGMIERKRADSKQNGDANAVLSDEEGAGLTQPLASSPTPEERRALRRSTTRDRNKKAAACFLLSAGDYACADGSVRKETCQDALSSNYAQAEVLTLS encoded by the exons ATGATCAGCTCGGTGTGTGTCTCCTCCTACCGCGGGCGCAAGTCGGGGAACAAGCCTCCGTCCAAAACATGTCTGAAGGAGGAGATGGCCAAGGGCGAGGCGTCGGAGAAGATCATCATCAACGTGGGCGGCACGCGACATGAGACCTACCGCAGCACCCTGCGCACCCTACCGGGAACGCGCCTCGCCTGGCTGGCCGACCCCGACGGCGGGGGCCGGCCCGAGACCGATGGCGGCGGTGTgggcagcagcggcagcagcggcggcgggGGCTGCGAGTTCTTCTTCGACAGGCACCCGGGCGTCTTCGCCTACGTGCTCAACTACTACCGCACCGGCAAGCTGCACTGCCCCGCCGACGTGTGCGGGCCGCTCTTCGAAGAGGAGCTCACCTTCTGGGGCATCGACGAGACCGACGTGGAACCCTGCTGCTGGATGACCTACCGGCAGCACCGCGACGCCGAGGAGGCGCTCGACATCTTCGAGAGCCCAGACGGAGGTGGCAGCGGCGCGGGGCCCAGCGACGAGGCCGGCGACGATGAGCGGGAGCTGGCCCTGCAGCGACTGGGCCCCCACGAGGGAGGCGCGGGCCATGGCGCCGGGTCTGGGGGCTGCCGCGGCTGGCAGCCCCGCATGTGGGCGCTCTTCGAGGATCCCTACTCCTCCCGGGCCGCTAGG GTAGTGGCCTTTGCCTCTCTCTTCTTCATCCTGGTCTCCATCACCACTTTCTGCCTGGAGACCCATGAGGCCTTTAATATCGACCGCAACGTGACAGAGATCCTCCGCGTAGGGAACATCACCAGCGTGCACTTCCGGCGGGAGGTAGAGACAGAGCCCATCCTGACCTACATCGAGGGCGTATGTGTGCTGTGGTTCACACTGGAGTTCCTGGTGCGCATCGTGTGCTGCCCCGACACGCTGGACTTCGTCAAGAACCTGCTCAACATCATCGACTTTGTGGCCATCCTGCCCTTCTACCTGGAGGTGGGGCTGAGCGGCCTGTCATCCAAGGCGGCCCGTGACGTGCTGGGCTTCCTGCGCGTGGTGCGCTTCGTGCGCATCCTGCGTATCTTCAAGCTCACACGCCACTTCGTGGGGCTACGCGTGCTGGGCCACACCCTGAGGGCCAGCACCAATGAGTTCCTGCTGCTTATCATCTTCCTGGCCCTGGGTGTGCTCATCTTTGCCACCATGATCTACTACGCTGAGCGCATTGGGGCCAGGCCCTCCGACCCTCGGGGTAATGACCACACCGACTTCAAGAACATCCCAATTGGCTTCTGGTGGGCTGTGGTCACCATGACGACACTGGGCTACGGAGACATGTACCCCAAGACGTGGTCAGGCATGCTGGTAGGGGCACTGTGTGCGCTGGCTGGCGTGCTCACCATCGCCATGCCGGTGCCTGTCATCGTCAACAACTTCGGCATGTACTACTCCCTGGCCATGGCCAAGCAGAAGCTGCCCAAGAAACGGAAGAAGCACGTGCCACGGCCGGCCCAGCTGGAGTCACCCATGTACTGCAAGTCTGAGGAGACCTCCCCCCGGGACAGCACCTACAGTGATACCAGCCCCCCTGCCCGGGAAGAGGGTATGATCGAGAGGAAACGGGCAG ACTCTAAGCAGAATGGCGATGCCAACGCAGTGCTGTCTGATGAGGAGGGAGCTGGCCTCACCCAACCCCtggcctcctcccccacccccgagGAGCGCCGGGCCCTGCGACGCTCCACCACTCGAGACAGAAACAAGAAGGCAGCTGCCTGCTTCCTGCTCAGCGCTGGGGACTATGCCTGCGCCGATGGTAGTGTCCGGAAAG
- the KCNC4 gene encoding potassium voltage-gated channel subfamily C member 4 isoform X4, protein MISSVCVSSYRGRKSGNKPPSKTCLKEEMAKGEASEKIIINVGGTRHETYRSTLRTLPGTRLAWLADPDGGGRPETDGGGVGSSGSSGGGGCEFFFDRHPGVFAYVLNYYRTGKLHCPADVCGPLFEEELTFWGIDETDVEPCCWMTYRQHRDAEEALDIFESPDGGGSGAGPSDEAGDDERELALQRLGPHEGGAGHGAGSGGCRGWQPRMWALFEDPYSSRAARVVAFASLFFILVSITTFCLETHEAFNIDRNVTEILRVGNITSVHFRREVETEPILTYIEGVCVLWFTLEFLVRIVCCPDTLDFVKNLLNIIDFVAILPFYLEVGLSGLSSKAARDVLGFLRVVRFVRILRIFKLTRHFVGLRVLGHTLRASTNEFLLLIIFLALGVLIFATMIYYAERIGARPSDPRGNDHTDFKNIPIGFWWAVVTMTTLGYGDMYPKTWSGMLVGALCALAGVLTIAMPVPVIVNNFGMYYSLAMAKQKLPKKRKKHVPRPAQLESPMYCKSEETSPRDSTYSDTSPPAREEGMIERKRADSKQNGDANAVLSDEEGAGLTQPLASSPTPEERRALRRSTTRDRNKKAAACFLLSAGDYACADGSVRKEGNVEPKACVPVSHTCAL, encoded by the exons ATGATCAGCTCGGTGTGTGTCTCCTCCTACCGCGGGCGCAAGTCGGGGAACAAGCCTCCGTCCAAAACATGTCTGAAGGAGGAGATGGCCAAGGGCGAGGCGTCGGAGAAGATCATCATCAACGTGGGCGGCACGCGACATGAGACCTACCGCAGCACCCTGCGCACCCTACCGGGAACGCGCCTCGCCTGGCTGGCCGACCCCGACGGCGGGGGCCGGCCCGAGACCGATGGCGGCGGTGTgggcagcagcggcagcagcggcggcgggGGCTGCGAGTTCTTCTTCGACAGGCACCCGGGCGTCTTCGCCTACGTGCTCAACTACTACCGCACCGGCAAGCTGCACTGCCCCGCCGACGTGTGCGGGCCGCTCTTCGAAGAGGAGCTCACCTTCTGGGGCATCGACGAGACCGACGTGGAACCCTGCTGCTGGATGACCTACCGGCAGCACCGCGACGCCGAGGAGGCGCTCGACATCTTCGAGAGCCCAGACGGAGGTGGCAGCGGCGCGGGGCCCAGCGACGAGGCCGGCGACGATGAGCGGGAGCTGGCCCTGCAGCGACTGGGCCCCCACGAGGGAGGCGCGGGCCATGGCGCCGGGTCTGGGGGCTGCCGCGGCTGGCAGCCCCGCATGTGGGCGCTCTTCGAGGATCCCTACTCCTCCCGGGCCGCTAGG GTAGTGGCCTTTGCCTCTCTCTTCTTCATCCTGGTCTCCATCACCACTTTCTGCCTGGAGACCCATGAGGCCTTTAATATCGACCGCAACGTGACAGAGATCCTCCGCGTAGGGAACATCACCAGCGTGCACTTCCGGCGGGAGGTAGAGACAGAGCCCATCCTGACCTACATCGAGGGCGTATGTGTGCTGTGGTTCACACTGGAGTTCCTGGTGCGCATCGTGTGCTGCCCCGACACGCTGGACTTCGTCAAGAACCTGCTCAACATCATCGACTTTGTGGCCATCCTGCCCTTCTACCTGGAGGTGGGGCTGAGCGGCCTGTCATCCAAGGCGGCCCGTGACGTGCTGGGCTTCCTGCGCGTGGTGCGCTTCGTGCGCATCCTGCGTATCTTCAAGCTCACACGCCACTTCGTGGGGCTACGCGTGCTGGGCCACACCCTGAGGGCCAGCACCAATGAGTTCCTGCTGCTTATCATCTTCCTGGCCCTGGGTGTGCTCATCTTTGCCACCATGATCTACTACGCTGAGCGCATTGGGGCCAGGCCCTCCGACCCTCGGGGTAATGACCACACCGACTTCAAGAACATCCCAATTGGCTTCTGGTGGGCTGTGGTCACCATGACGACACTGGGCTACGGAGACATGTACCCCAAGACGTGGTCAGGCATGCTGGTAGGGGCACTGTGTGCGCTGGCTGGCGTGCTCACCATCGCCATGCCGGTGCCTGTCATCGTCAACAACTTCGGCATGTACTACTCCCTGGCCATGGCCAAGCAGAAGCTGCCCAAGAAACGGAAGAAGCACGTGCCACGGCCGGCCCAGCTGGAGTCACCCATGTACTGCAAGTCTGAGGAGACCTCCCCCCGGGACAGCACCTACAGTGATACCAGCCCCCCTGCCCGGGAAGAGGGTATGATCGAGAGGAAACGGGCAG ACTCTAAGCAGAATGGCGATGCCAACGCAGTGCTGTCTGATGAGGAGGGAGCTGGCCTCACCCAACCCCtggcctcctcccccacccccgagGAGCGCCGGGCCCTGCGACGCTCCACCACTCGAGACAGAAACAAGAAGGCAGCTGCCTGCTTCCTGCTCAGCGCTGGGGACTATGCCTGCGCCGATGGTAGTGTCCGGAAAG
- the KCNC4 gene encoding potassium voltage-gated channel subfamily C member 4 isoform X1, with protein MISSVCVSSYRGRKSGNKPPSKTCLKEEMAKGEASEKIIINVGGTRHETYRSTLRTLPGTRLAWLADPDGGGRPETDGGGVGSSGSSGGGGCEFFFDRHPGVFAYVLNYYRTGKLHCPADVCGPLFEEELTFWGIDETDVEPCCWMTYRQHRDAEEALDIFESPDGGGSGAGPSDEAGDDERELALQRLGPHEGGAGHGAGSGGCRGWQPRMWALFEDPYSSRAARVVAFASLFFILVSITTFCLETHEAFNIDRNVTEILRVGNITSVHFRREVETEPILTYIEGVCVLWFTLEFLVRIVCCPDTLDFVKNLLNIIDFVAILPFYLEVGLSGLSSKAARDVLGFLRVVRFVRILRIFKLTRHFVGLRVLGHTLRASTNEFLLLIIFLALGVLIFATMIYYAERIGARPSDPRGNDHTDFKNIPIGFWWAVVTMTTLGYGDMYPKTWSGMLVGALCALAGVLTIAMPVPVIVNNFGMYYSLAMAKQKLPKKRKKHVPRPAQLESPMYCKSEETSPRDSTYSDTSPPAREEGMIERKRADSKQNGDANAVLSDEEGAGLTQPLASSPTPEERRALRRSTTRDRNKKAAACFLLSAGDYACADGSVRKGTFVLRDLPLQHSPEAACPPTAGTLFLPH; from the exons ATGATCAGCTCGGTGTGTGTCTCCTCCTACCGCGGGCGCAAGTCGGGGAACAAGCCTCCGTCCAAAACATGTCTGAAGGAGGAGATGGCCAAGGGCGAGGCGTCGGAGAAGATCATCATCAACGTGGGCGGCACGCGACATGAGACCTACCGCAGCACCCTGCGCACCCTACCGGGAACGCGCCTCGCCTGGCTGGCCGACCCCGACGGCGGGGGCCGGCCCGAGACCGATGGCGGCGGTGTgggcagcagcggcagcagcggcggcgggGGCTGCGAGTTCTTCTTCGACAGGCACCCGGGCGTCTTCGCCTACGTGCTCAACTACTACCGCACCGGCAAGCTGCACTGCCCCGCCGACGTGTGCGGGCCGCTCTTCGAAGAGGAGCTCACCTTCTGGGGCATCGACGAGACCGACGTGGAACCCTGCTGCTGGATGACCTACCGGCAGCACCGCGACGCCGAGGAGGCGCTCGACATCTTCGAGAGCCCAGACGGAGGTGGCAGCGGCGCGGGGCCCAGCGACGAGGCCGGCGACGATGAGCGGGAGCTGGCCCTGCAGCGACTGGGCCCCCACGAGGGAGGCGCGGGCCATGGCGCCGGGTCTGGGGGCTGCCGCGGCTGGCAGCCCCGCATGTGGGCGCTCTTCGAGGATCCCTACTCCTCCCGGGCCGCTAGG GTAGTGGCCTTTGCCTCTCTCTTCTTCATCCTGGTCTCCATCACCACTTTCTGCCTGGAGACCCATGAGGCCTTTAATATCGACCGCAACGTGACAGAGATCCTCCGCGTAGGGAACATCACCAGCGTGCACTTCCGGCGGGAGGTAGAGACAGAGCCCATCCTGACCTACATCGAGGGCGTATGTGTGCTGTGGTTCACACTGGAGTTCCTGGTGCGCATCGTGTGCTGCCCCGACACGCTGGACTTCGTCAAGAACCTGCTCAACATCATCGACTTTGTGGCCATCCTGCCCTTCTACCTGGAGGTGGGGCTGAGCGGCCTGTCATCCAAGGCGGCCCGTGACGTGCTGGGCTTCCTGCGCGTGGTGCGCTTCGTGCGCATCCTGCGTATCTTCAAGCTCACACGCCACTTCGTGGGGCTACGCGTGCTGGGCCACACCCTGAGGGCCAGCACCAATGAGTTCCTGCTGCTTATCATCTTCCTGGCCCTGGGTGTGCTCATCTTTGCCACCATGATCTACTACGCTGAGCGCATTGGGGCCAGGCCCTCCGACCCTCGGGGTAATGACCACACCGACTTCAAGAACATCCCAATTGGCTTCTGGTGGGCTGTGGTCACCATGACGACACTGGGCTACGGAGACATGTACCCCAAGACGTGGTCAGGCATGCTGGTAGGGGCACTGTGTGCGCTGGCTGGCGTGCTCACCATCGCCATGCCGGTGCCTGTCATCGTCAACAACTTCGGCATGTACTACTCCCTGGCCATGGCCAAGCAGAAGCTGCCCAAGAAACGGAAGAAGCACGTGCCACGGCCGGCCCAGCTGGAGTCACCCATGTACTGCAAGTCTGAGGAGACCTCCCCCCGGGACAGCACCTACAGTGATACCAGCCCCCCTGCCCGGGAAGAGGGTATGATCGAGAGGAAACGGGCAG ACTCTAAGCAGAATGGCGATGCCAACGCAGTGCTGTCTGATGAGGAGGGAGCTGGCCTCACCCAACCCCtggcctcctcccccacccccgagGAGCGCCGGGCCCTGCGACGCTCCACCACTCGAGACAGAAACAAGAAGGCAGCTGCCTGCTTCCTGCTCAGCGCTGGGGACTATGCCTGCGCCGATGGTAGTGTCCGGAAAG